TGAATCCGGATTCTCCCGGCTAACGGCCTTCCGCCTTCGATCACCAGTTTCTCCAATGTTTCACCTCCGTCTTACCGCTCGCCCACCACCAACACTTCCGGAATCAGCCGCACCTTATACAAAGCAAATATTTTGTTCTGAATCAGCTCTATCAACGTAAGCACATCGTTTGCCGTCGCGTTTGCGACATTCACGATAAAGTTGGCGTGAAGCGGGGAAATTTCCGCTCCGCCGACGCGGGTTCCTTTTAATCCCGCCTGTTCAATCAGTTTTGCGGCATGCTGGTTTTCCGGATTGCGAAACACACTGCCCGCGCAAGCGGACTGCAAAGGCTGTGTTTGTAATCGCCGGTTTTTATGGGCTGCCATGGCAGCGGCTATTTCTTTGCGGTCGCCGTACGCCAATTGGAATACGGCTTCCGTGACGACAACGGAAGTTTGCTGCAATTTGGAGTGGCGGTAGGCAAAACACAGATCGGAAGCCGACCAGCGGGCAAATTTTCCGGTTTCATCCAGCACTTCGACCGACGCCAAAATGCGGGAAATATCCGAACCGTGCGCGCCCGCGTTCATATAAACGGCGCCGCCGACCGAGCCCGGAATACCGCCGGCGAATTCCAGCCCCGTCAACCCCGCCTTGCCTGCCACCACCGAAAGTTTGATCAGGCCGTAGGCGGCGCCCGCGGTAACGGTGCTATCCGCAATGCTTGCATAATCAAGCCCGCCGCCCAATTTCACAACAGCTCCGCGGATGCCTTTGTCCAATACAAGCATGTTGGAGCCGCGGCCAATTTTCATCCACGGCACCCGGTGGCGATGCAAAATGTTGATCGTATCCGCCAGTTGTTGCTTCGTCTCCGGCACCACAAACAAATCGGCCGGACCTCCGATTTTCCAAGTCGTGTGATTGGACATAGGCTCATCAAGCAAGATTCGGCGAATCCCGGCTGATCGCAGTTCGGATACGACTTCCTGCATGTCGGTACCTCCTTTGGTGGTGTGGCGCGCAATTCCTGCTGTCTGTCACGGATTATAGGATATGGTATGTATTATGCTCACCGAGTGTGACAATCGCCCAACCGCCGCGCGCCAAAGCCGCTCACTTGCTGATCCGCAGCAATTGCTCAACGACCAGGCTTGCCGCGTCCGGTTGCCCCAGTTTCCTGGAATTGGCGGCCATTTTTTCTCTCAGCGCCTCATCGTTGATCAACGCATGAACGGCTTGAAACAGCGTCTTCCCGGTTAAATCTTTCTCCAAAATGATTTCGGCGGCATGCTCGCGTTTCAGCCAGCGCGCGTTCGCTTCCTGATGGTTGTTGGTCACATTGGGCGAGGGCACGAGCACCGAAGGTATTCCGAGCGCCGTAACTTCAGCCAAAAAAGAGGCGCCGGCGCGGCTTACGACCAACGTTGCCGCGGACAAAATTTCCGGCATATTGTGCAAATACGGCACGATCTTTATATGTTCGGAATATCGCGCGCCATTAAATTTGTTTTTATAGTCATCATAATAAACTTTTCCGGTAACCCACACCACATATGTATCGCGCTCTCCGTCAAGCAGCGGAATCATCTTGAGCGCCGCTTCATTCAGCGCGCGCGCGCCCCTGCTTCCGCCGGTAATTAATATAAGCCTGGCTCCTTGCGGAATGCCCAATGTTTTGAAGCCTGTTCCCCGTTCGACATGAGCAACCTGCGAGGCGCTGGGATTGCCGGTATAAACGGCGTGCGCCGCGCCCCTGAAATGTTTCTCCGAACCTTTGAAACTTACGGCGACGACGGTCGCATACCTGCTTAAAAATTTATTGGTCAGTCCCGGGATGACATTCTGCTCGTGAATCAAAGTGGGTATGCCCAAACGGGAGGCGGCATAGACGACCGGGCCGCACACGAATCCGCCCGTTCCGACCACCGCGTCGGGCTTGAACTCGCGCAAAAGCCGTTTGCAGCGCTTTACCCCCGACAAAAATTTCAGGACTGTTTTCACATTGTACGGAGTGAAAAGTTTGCGGCGAAAGCCGGTAATGTCGATGGAAGAAAATGGGATGCCGTGCTTTTCGACAATTTCTTTTTCCAGGCCCGTCTCTGTTCCAATATACAGCAGTTCGGCGCCAGGAATCGCCTTTTGGCATTGTTTGCCGATGGCGATCGCCGGATAAATGTGGCCACCGGTGCCGCCGCCGCTTAAAACGATGCGCACGCGTTTTCACCTCGCATAGCGGGAAATATTGAGCAAAATGCCGATGGCCGTAAGAATGAGCGTCAACGATGAACCGCCGGCGCTAATCAGCGGAAGCGTTATTCCGGTAACGGGAAACAACCCGATGACGACGCCAATATTGATCAATACTTGCACGGCGATCAGGCTGACGATTCCGACCGCCAGCAAACTGCCGAACGTGTCGGGAGCGGTAATGGCCGTGCGCATGCCGCGCCAAAGCAAGAGAGCGAACAATAACAGGACCAGCGCGCCGCCGATAAACCCCAATTCTTCCGCGATAATGGAAAAAATAAAATCCGTTTGCGGCTCGGGCAAATAGTTGTATTTCTGCCGGCTCATGCCGAGACCCAAACCGACAAGTCCGCCCGGCCCGATCGCATAGAGCGATTGAATCGCTTGATAGCCCGCGCCGAGCGGGTCTTGCCACGGATCAAGGAACGCCGTAATCCGCTGCAACCGGTAAGGCGCAACCGCGACCAAACCGGCGAGGCCGACAAGCCCAACGCCGCCCAGCGCCAACAAATGCGACACGCGGGCGCCGGCGGCATATGCGACCAACAGCACCGCGCCGGCCAGCACCACGCCTGTTCCCAAGTCCGGCTGCAGCATGATGAGGCCGAAGGCTGAGCCGAGCAATAACAGCACCGGGAGCAAACCCTTCGTAAAACTGGTTATTTTCTTCTGCTCTGCGGAAAGCATTTTCGCAATAAATATGATCATGGCGAGCTTCATAAATTCGGACGGCTGAATGCCGAACGAGGCGATGCCAAGCCAGCTGCGGGCGCCGCCGCGGACAACGCCGACGCCCGGAATAATGACCAGCAAGAGCAGGACAAAGGCGATGATCAAGCCCATTTTAGCAAACTTTTTCCACAATTGATAATTGGCGTTCATGGCCAGGTACATCGCCATCACGCCCAATACGGCAAACAATAATTGCCGCTTCAAATAGTAAAACCTGTCGCCAAAATCGTGAAGCGCCAACACCGCGCTGGCGCTGTACACCATGACCACGCCAATGCCCAGAAGCAGCAAAGTCGCCATGATCATAACCGCATCGGGCGCCGTTTCCTGTTTAGCCAAGTGCAACACCTGCTTTCCTATACAACCTCTATGATAAAAGGTTATGCACGGCTTGTTTAAACATGCGTCCCCGCACTTCATACGACGGAAACATATCCCAGCTGGCGCAAGCCGGCGAGAACAAAATAACGTCGCCGGAAGCGGCGAGCCGAACCGCCGCCGCGGCCGCCTCCTGAATGGCAATTTCCTTATTTGCCGTTTCCGCGACGGAATGGATCTCTTTAATCCCCGCTTTTTCCGCCGTCGCTTTAATTTTGTCCTTTGTTTGCCCCAGGACAACAACGGCTTTTACCCGTTCCTTGAAAAGCGCCTCCAGCGCGGTAAATTCGGTTCCCCGGTCAAGCCCGCCGCCGACCCACACGATCGGCCGGTTGAACGATTCAAGCGATTTCACGGTGGCGGAAGGATTGGTCGCTTTTGAGTCATTATAGACATCGATGCCGTTTGCGCTTTTCACAAATTCAAGCCGATGCTCCACGCCGCGGAATGATTGAAGCGCGGAAGCGATTGCCGCACGGCCGGCTCCCGCGGACAGCGCAACCGCGACGGCGGCAAGCGCATTCTCCACATTATGCCGCCCGGGAATGCCCAATTCATCCACTTTCGCGATCGGAACAAGCTCGCCTTCGCCCGGCGCGTACACGATCATCTCGCGCTTTTCCCCGTTCGCATCCGGCATGAAATCGAGAAAGACGCCACGGTCAAGCCGCTGTTTCGCCGAAAACGGCAAAACTTTTGCGGTGAGACCCGACTCGATAATGCGTCTGCATACGGGATCGTCCCAATTCAGCACCGCCGTATCCTGTTCGGTCTGATTCGCAAACAGTTTTCTTTTTGCGGCAATATAATCGTCCATCGTGCCGTGGTAATCCATATGTGTTTCGTAAATGTTCAACAGGCAGGCAACGTTTGGCCGAAATTGCCGCGTTCCTTTCAGTTGAAAGCTGCTCAACTCCAGCACCATCCACTTGCCGCCGTCCATGTTCCGCACGGCGTCGCACAGCGGCGTGCCGATATTGCCCGCAACAATAGGGGCTAGTCCGGCTTCTTGCAGCATCAAACCGATCCACGTCGTCGTCGTCGTTTTGCCGTTGGAGCCGGTTACCGCGGCGATCGGCAAGCTGAATAAATGGGCTGCGACTTCAACCTCCGTGACCACTTCGATGCCGAGCTCCAGCGCCTTTTTAACCGCCGGCACCGAATACTTGATGCCCGGATTTTTCACCACCAGGCTGACATCGGAACGAATCAATTGCGCGGGATGGGAGCCGCAAACGACACGCACGCCCAGCTTCTCCAATTCCCCCGCTTCCGGACAATCCTCACGCGGCTTGACGTCGTTGACGGTCACTTTTGCGCCGAAATCGTGAAACAGCTTGGATACTGCCAGTCCGCTTTTTGCCAATCCGAGCACAACAACTTTTTTGCCTGCATAAGTGTTGGGATGCCGCATCTGTTATAACCCCTCGTTCAAATAGATTCCTAGTGCCGCAAACAGGATCCCCGCCGCCCAAAAGGTGATGACGACCCGCCATTCCGACCAGCCCGACAACTCAAAATGATGATGAAGAGGGCTCATTTTGAAGACGCGTCTGCCGGTTGTTTTAAAGGAAATGACCTGAATGATGACCGACAATATTTCAAGGACAAAAACCCCTCCCAACAATAATAGCAACAGTTCGGCGTTGGTCAAAACCGCAACCGCCACCAGACCGCCGCCAATGCCAAGCGAGCCGGTGTCGCCCATGAACACCTTGGCCGGATGCGCATTGTACACCAAAAAGCCCAATAGCGCGCCGATCATGGCTGCCGAAAACATCGCCGATTCCCATTCGGTATGGTACATCGCGATTGCCAAAAGCGCGCCGAATGCCACCACGGCGGTTCCCGAAAGCAGCCCGTCAAGTCCATCCGTAAAGTTGACAGCATTGGACATGCCCATCATCAGCAAAATAATCAATACATAATAAAACCAGCCCAGTTGAATGTCCGCGTCCAATAACGGTACATGCAAGGCGGTGGAATGCCGGGAATGGATGAGCAGGATACAGACTATGACGGCAAACAACAGTTGCCCGAGCAGCTTTTGTTTTGCTGTAAGCCCCAGCGAGCGTTTGAACACAATTTTGATATAATCGTCCAGGAAGCCGACCAGTCCATAACCGAGAGCGGCGAAAAGCAAAATATAAAAATCGGCCGATCTGTCCGATACCCGCACATAGGCAAGCGTGAGCGAGAGGAGAATGATGATCCCCCCCATGGTCGGCGTTCCGGCCTTCTTTTGGTGCGCCTGCGGCCCTTCCATGCGGATTTGCTGGCCGAACTTCAGTCTCCTCAAGAGCGGAATGAACAACGGGCCCAACAGCACGGACAAGATAAAGGAGACTCCTAACGTAAACAATACAGCCGAAAAATCCACTGGCAAACCTCCTACAAGCGTTAAATCTTCAGTTGCTTCAGGCGCTCAACCGCTTCTTCCAGCTTCATGCCGCGCGACGCCTTAAACAAGACGACATCTTCACGCGTTGCGAATTCCGCCACACAACCGGCAATGTCTTCCTTGCGCGGCAAAACGACAACTTTCCCGGGAGCAAACTTTTTCTCCGCTTCCTCGGCAATGTAACGCGCCAGCTTGCCGAACACAAATACGCGGTCAATCCGCCCGGGTTCAAGCATCCTGCCGATCTCCCGATGAAATTCAATTTCCCTTTCGCCCAATTCGAGCATATCTCCCAGCACAACGATTTTCTGGCGGTATCCTTTTAACGCCGCCACAAGCTTGAGCGCCGCTTTCATCGATGTCGGGCTGGCGTTGTATGCATCGTTTAAAATGGTAAGTCCGGTAACGCCTTTGACGACTTCAATGCGCATGCCTGTGGTATGAAGTTGCTTTAAACCGTTTTTCACGGCATCGTCGGATACGCCCATATATTTGGAAATGGCAATCGCGGAAAGCGCATTGATCACATTGTGCTCCCCCAATAGCGGCAACGAGAAAGTCGGTGTCCCTTCCGCATGAATCGAAAAATAAGTGCGGTTTTCTTCCTGGTTCAGCATGATGCCAACGGGATAATAATCATTTGTGCACTGCGCGCCGAAACGGAATGTTTTCAACGCGGGGTGGGTTTCCCTCCACTTTCCGATCAGCCGTTCCAACAAAGGTTCGTCCCCGTTGTATACGAGCAGACCGTCCTCCGCCATGCCTTGCAAAATTTCCAATTTCGCCAAAGCGATTTGTTCGCGCGATCCGAGCTGCAGCAAATGCGACTCGCCGATATTCGTAATGACCGCCGCTTCCGGTTTGGCGATGCGGGACAAGAGCGCGATTTCGCCGCGGCCGCTCATCCCCATTTCCAAAACGGCCATTTCCGTCTCCTCATCCATCTGCAAAATGGTTAGGGGCAGCCCGATGTGATTATTCAGATTTCCCTGCGTTTTGTGCACTTTGTACGTGGTCGCCAAAATCGCCGCAATCATGTCTTTCGTGGTCGTTTTTCCGTTACTGCCGGTTACGCCGATAATCCTCGCCGGCAGTTCCGTCCGATACGCCTGGGCCAATTGCTGTAAAGCGGCCAACGAATCATCCACAAACAACAAGGGAATATCTTCGGGCGGGTTTGGTTTGTCTTTTTGCCACAACGAAGCGGCCGCTCCCTGGCTGTATGCCTGCGTCACAAAGTCATGGCCGTCAAAGCGGTCGCCAATGATCGGCACGAACAAATTTCCTTCCGCGACCGACCGCGAATCCGTCGTAACGCCGGATATTTCGAGCGAATCGCCGCCAATCGGATTGTACACCGCATCAACCATGATTGCAATTTCCGCTAATTTTTTTTTGATCACGCTCATAAACTCCTTATCGCTTCTATTGCTGCCAGCCTGTCGTCAAATTCATAAGCGACGCCGTTAATCAGCTGATAAGTCTCATGACCTTTGCCCGCTATCAATACGACATCGCCCTTGCTCGCCAGGCGAACGGCTTGCCGGATCGCTTCCTTGCGGCTTACGATCATTTCGCAACAATCTTTGCCAATGCCCGAGGCTTCAATACCCGGCGCAATATCGCGCAAAATCTGAAGCGGCTCCTCGGTGCGGGGGTTGTCGGAGGTGACGATGACATAATCGCTCATTTGGCCGGCGATCTTCCCCATGATCGGGCGCTTCGTGCGGTCGCGGTCGCCGCCGCAGCCGAAAACCGTAATGATACGGCCCGCGGCGAATTGCCTGATAGCATGAAGCGCATTTTGCAAACCGTCGGGGGTATGGGCATAGTCCACAACGACCAGGAAGTCCTGCCCGGCTTGCACCGGCTCCATGCGCCCCGCGACATTTTGCGCCGTTTCCAGACTATGCTTGATTTGCGCAAAAGGTATCCGCTCCGCCAGGCACGCGGCAAATGCGGCCAGGCAATTGTACACGTTGAATTTGCCGATCAGCTTGATGTTCATTTCCGCCGTTCCGGCAAACGTCGACACGTAAAAGGAAGTGCCATTGGCCGTAATTTTTACGTTGCTCGCCTTCACGTCCGCGTCGTTGTCGACGCCATACGTAACTGTTTGCGCCGATGTCATCCGCGCGTATTCCGCCGAAGCGGGGTCGTCGGCGTTCAACACCGCATAACACGCCCTTGCCAAATCCGGCTCAAACTCGTTGCCCAGCCGCGAAAACAACAATCCTTTGGCCGCTTTGTAATTTTCCATCGTCAGATGATAATCGAGATGATCTTGCGTCAGATTGGTAAACACGGCGGAACGGTAACGCAATCCTTTCACCCTGCCCAATTCCAACGCGTGACTGGATACTTCCATCACGCAATAATCCGTCTTTTCATCCGCCATCAGGCGCAGATTTTGCTGCAGTTCAACAACATCTTGCGTCGTCCGGTCCGCATTGTAAAAATGGTTTCCGATTTTCATGCGGATCGTGCCCATCAAGCCGGTGCGGAATCCGTTTTGCCGCAAAATCTGTTCTATTAAATAAGTCGTAGTCGTTTTGCCGTTCGTTCCGGTTACGCCGATCAGCCGCATTTCTCTGCCGGGATAACCGTAAAAATGGCTTGCGATCACGGCCATCGCATACCGGCAATCCTTCACAAAAAGCTTCGGCAGCCCGACAGCGACATCCCGTTCCACGACGAGCGCCGCCGCCCCGTTCGCCGCCGCGTCCGCCGCGAAGTCATGGCCGTCAAAAACAAGCCCGGGCACGCAAATAAATAGATCCCCCGGCTGCACTTTCCGCGAATCTGTTTGTATTCCCGTAATTTGCGTCTGGCTGTCGCCCGCCAATCGCGAAACCAACAGCAGTTCAGACAAATCCTGCAGCCTCATCAAGAATCCTCCTCAAGGCTTTCTGAAGGAAAGCAACCTCTCAAGCGAAAGCTGCCTGTCAATTCATGCGGGTGCAGTCTCTTCCATGTTATCCATTATATCACCATTTCTGACGGAACAATCACTCGTTTTGTTTCTCCCTGGTTAAAAAGATTCGAATCGTCGAGCCTTTTTCGACCCGTGTTCCCGCTTTTGGAGCCTGGCTTACGACCAGATCGCCGGAACCCGATTTGGCCAACAGGAAATCGGAATTCATATCTTCATAAATGTCGTCAATCGTTCTGCCTACAAGGTCGGGAACTTCCACGATGCGGGTGTCTCCGTACTGGTATTTTTTGTCGATCTGGTTGCTGCGCGGTTCAACGCCCATATAACGAAGCGAATCTTCCATAATGTTCTTGACGATCGGAGCGGCGATCAATCCCCCGAACTGGATCCCTTGCGGATCATCGACAGCGATATAGATGATGATCTGCGGATCGTCCGCCGGCGCAAACCCGATGAAAGAAACGATATGCTCATTGGGTGAATAGCGGCCGCCGATTACTTTTTGCGCCGTGCCTGTCTTGCCGCCGACCCGGTATCCGTCAATAAACGCATGCCGCCCGGTGCCTTTGGCCACCACGCTTTCCAATGCAAACCGCATCTGCTGCGACGTTTCCGCCGAGATAACCTGGCGCACCGGCTGCGGCGCTTTCTCCTCGATCTTTTCGCCCGTTACGGGATTGATCCACGCTTTTGCGACATGCGGCTTATACAGATACCCGCCGTTGATGGCTGCCGAGACCGCCGTAATCTGCTGAATCGGCGTTACGGAAACGCCTTGGCCGAACGCGGTGGTGGCCAGCTCCACCGGGCCCATGCGCGACGGTTTGAACAAAATGCCGTTTTCCTCGCCGCGCAAGTCGATGCCCGTTTTTTTTCCGAAGCCGAATTGTTGAATATAGTTGAGCAATGTTTCTTTGCCGAGCCGCTGGCCGAGCACAACGAACCCCGGGTTGCAGGAGTTTTGCGCCACTTCCAGGAACGTTTGGCTGCCGTGACCGCCGTGTTTCCAGCAGTGCAGCGTGGCGCCCGCGACTTCTATTTTGCCGGAATCGTAATAATGATCGCGCAGCAAATCAACTTTTTTCTCTTCCAAAGCGGCGGCGAGCGTAATGATTTTGAACGTGGAACCCGGTTCGTACGTCATCCAGATCGGCAAATTGCGATTGTATGTGTCGGGCGAATATTCCTGATAATTCCCCGGTTCATATGTCGGGCGCGAGGACATCGCCAGGATTTCTCCGTTGTTTGGGTTCATGGCGATGCCGATTATATGTTTGGGCTGCAGCCGGACCATCGCCAAATCCATTTCCCGCTCCATAAACGACTGGATCGCTTTGTCAATCGTAAGCTCCAGGTTCAAGCCGTCGCGCGGGCGATTGTACGCATCGGCGGAATGGGGCATCTTCTTGCCGCCGGCATCGGCCAGAAACGAGACGCTTCCGTTGATGCCTTTCAGCAAATCGTCGTATTCCAGTTCCACACCGGTCAAGCCCTGGTTGTCGATGCCCGTAAAACCAAGCACATGCGCCGCCAGGCTGCCGTACGGGTAATACCGTTTGTTGTCTTCGGCGAGATAAACTCCCGGCAGGTAAAGTTCGCGGATGCGCTGCGCTTTTTCGAGCGAAATTTTGCGCCCACCCGGTTGAATTTTGACAATCGACTCGGCTTTTGTAATTGTCGCCAAAATTTTGTTTTCCGACATCCCCAATTCCGCCGCCAGCAATTTGGCGGTTTTCGCCGGATCTTTTACCTGGGCCGGCACGACCATGACCGACGGCGAACTTATGTTATAAGCCAGCCTTTCTCCGTTGCGGTCCATGATTTCGCCGCGCTTGGCGGCAAACGGGATATTCCGCAGCCACAAATCTTCCGCCCTTTCCGCCAGTTCACGGCCTTTCCACAACTGCAAATATCCGAGTCGCACGATTAATGCGGCAAACATGAAAATGGCAGCCAGCAATATCCATATCAATCTGCGGCGTATGGTCGTACTGGATACTCGCACGTCGCACCGCCCCCTGTCCCGTTTTCAGTCGAACAAAAGCGGCCGATGCCAAACATTCGGAAGTAGTCCGCTTTTAGTATACAACAGTATTCGGGACAGCCTGCCGTTAGAACGCGAACCTCTGCTTGGCTTACTCCGCCTCCGTTTCTTCGGCGTTTGCCGGAGGTTTAGCCGGCGGTGTCAATATGATGGTTACGCTCCGCTTGCCGTCCGCGGCATCGGTTTCTTTTTGCCCGCTGACAAAGCCTTCGCCGGAAAAAGTGCATTCCGCCTGAAGCAGTCCGCATACCTCCAGCGCGTCACGCAACGACTTTCCGGTCAAATCGGGCATCCGGGTTTTGGCGGGATCATCGGTCAGCAAAAGCACCTGTTGTCCGGCGCCGATTTGCGCGCCTTTGCCGGGAAATTGCTTTATCACCTTTTGGCCGGCGCCCAAAACGCCATATGCGATCTGTTTTTTCTGCAACATGGCGGTCGCTTCCGCAAGCGGCAAGCCGGTCAGATCCGGTACTTCCTTCATCATTTCGCCGCTTTGCACCTGGACGGCGTCCTGGCTTTGGTCGCGGGAAGGCACGCCCAAATAGCGCAGCGTATTCAAAACGATACTTTTGAAAACGGGCGCCGCAACCTCTCCGCCCGCGCGGTAATCCCCGCCAAGCGCAGGATCGTCGACAATGACGATTACCGCTATTTTCGGATCTTCCACGGGGGCAAAACCGACAAAGGAAACAACATAGCGGTCTTCGGCATATTCGCCGTTGATCACTTTTTGCGCCGTTCCGGTTTTTCCGGCGATACTGTATTCCTTCAAATAGGCGCGGCGTCCGGTGCCGATTTGCTGATCGGATACGACCTGCTCCAGATAACCGGCTACTTTATGGGCCGTGTCCGCGCTAATCACGCGGCGCACCTCTTCCGGCTCCACTTTTTTGATCGGTTTATTGCTTGCCGGGTCGATTACTTCTTTCAAGATGTGCGGTTTAAGCAGAACGCCGCCGTTGGCGACAGCGGCAACAGCAGCCACCTGCTGCAACGCCGTGACCGTCACCTTGCCTTGCCCGAACGTGGCGGTCGCCACTTCCGACGGCCAACGAAAGTCGATAATGCCGGCCGACTCGCCCGGAAGATCGATTCCCGTCTTTACGCCAAAACCGAAATTTTGAATGTAGTCCCGTAATTTTTTTTCGCCCAACCCTTCATAACCCAATTTGACAAAGGCGACGTTGCTGGAGCGCTTCAATCCTTCCAGATACGTGATTCTCCCCCATCCGACCCAATTGTGGTCGTGAATGGTGGCGCCGCCTACGGTAATCGTGCCGGATTCATACGTATCGTTCGGATGAAACAGCCCCTCCTGCACCGCGCCGGACAGCGTAACGATTTTAAAGGTCGATCCCGGTTCGTATTGCGATGTAATCGCATGGTTGATGAAGTACGACTGATCCGGTGTTAGCCAATATTTGTTGGGATTGAAATCCGGCAAGCTGTCCATGGCCAAAATGTCCATCGTATTCGGGTCCGCGACAATTGCCATGGCGCTTTTGGGCTTGTATTTGGCAAACGTTTGGCGCAGCGCGTCATCGACGAAATGCTGAATATTCCGATCGATCGTAAGCATCACGGTTTTGCCATCCTTGGGCGGCTTGTACGATACTTTGCTGTTGGGCAGCGCGTTGCCGTGCAAATCTTTCTCATAACTGATCGAGCCGGGCGTGCCTTGCAGCAAATCATCAAACATGAATTCCGCGCCCATTACGGCATCGCCCTCTTTGTTCGTGTAACCGATCACGTGCGCTGCCAATGAGCCGCCGGGATAGTAGCGTTTCTGCTGCGGCAGCAAATAGATTCCCGGCAAATCCTGTTTGGCGATCAACTCTTTAATTTGGTCGGCCACGTCCGCATCGATCTTCCAACCTTCAATTCTGACTTCCACCTGCGGCTG
The genomic region above belongs to Bacilli bacterium and contains:
- a CDS encoding stage V sporulation protein D yields the protein MRVSSTTIRRRLIWILLAAIFMFAALIVRLGYLQLWKGRELAERAEDLWLRNIPFAAKRGEIMDRNGERLAYNISSPSVMVVPAQVKDPAKTAKLLAAELGMSENKILATITKAESIVKIQPGGRKISLEKAQRIRELYLPGVYLAEDNKRYYPYGSLAAHVLGFTGIDNQGLTGVELEYDDLLKGINGSVSFLADAGGKKMPHSADAYNRPRDGLNLELTIDKAIQSFMEREMDLAMVRLQPKHIIGIAMNPNNGEILAMSSRPTYEPGNYQEYSPDTYNRNLPIWMTYEPGSTFKIITLAAALEEKKVDLLRDHYYDSGKIEVAGATLHCWKHGGHGSQTFLEVAQNSCNPGFVVLGQRLGKETLLNYIQQFGFGKKTGIDLRGEENGILFKPSRMGPVELATTAFGQGVSVTPIQQITAVSAAINGGYLYKPHVAKAWINPVTGEKIEEKAPQPVRQVISAETSQQMRFALESVVAKGTGRHAFIDGYRVGGKTGTAQKVIGGRYSPNEHIVSFIGFAPADDPQIIIYIAVDDPQGIQFGGLIAAPIVKNIMEDSLRYMGVEPRSNQIDKKYQYGDTRIVEVPDLVGRTIDDIYEDMNSDFLLAKSGSGDLVVSQAPKAGTRVEKGSTIRIFLTREKQNE
- a CDS encoding penicillin-binding transpeptidase domain-containing protein translates to MQRAERSWKTSEVLQPKRGTIVDRNGKILSEDVPAYTVALNPKIIHEGNVVNEVVNGLAPILGMDTAEGREKLLSLATKKREDGSFQPQVEVRIEGWKIDADVADQIKELIAKQDLPGIYLLPQQKRYYPGGSLAAHVIGYTNKEGDAVMGAEFMFDDLLQGTPGSISYEKDLHGNALPNSKVSYKPPKDGKTVMLTIDRNIQHFVDDALRQTFAKYKPKSAMAIVADPNTMDILAMDSLPDFNPNKYWLTPDQSYFINHAITSQYEPGSTFKIVTLSGAVQEGLFHPNDTYESGTITVGGATIHDHNWVGWGRITYLEGLKRSSNVAFVKLGYEGLGEKKLRDYIQNFGFGVKTGIDLPGESAGIIDFRWPSEVATATFGQGKVTVTALQQVAAVAAVANGGVLLKPHILKEVIDPASNKPIKKVEPEEVRRVISADTAHKVAGYLEQVVSDQQIGTGRRAYLKEYSIAGKTGTAQKVINGEYAEDRYVVSFVGFAPVEDPKIAVIVIVDDPALGGDYRAGGEVAAPVFKSIVLNTLRYLGVPSRDQSQDAVQVQSGEMMKEVPDLTGLPLAEATAMLQKKQIAYGVLGAGQKVIKQFPGKGAQIGAGQQVLLLTDDPAKTRMPDLTGKSLRDALEVCGLLQAECTFSGEGFVSGQKETDAADGKRSVTIILTPPAKPPANAEETEAE